In Halogeometricum sp. S1BR25-6, a single genomic region encodes these proteins:
- the aglJ gene encoding S-layer glycoprotein N-glycosyltransferase AglJ, protein MEYAEVCVLVPTFNEAETIGDVVNDFHREGFENILVIDGGSEDGTPDIAQEHGARVVMQSGSGKGQAIREAMEYHVDAEYVLMLDGDATYRAEDAENMLAPLDEGYEHVIGDRFADMKNGAMTRFNRLGNRVVNGGFATIHGHDFRDILSGYRAFTRSSFGRMTLTADGFGVETEMAVECVKRNIRTTVVPVTYLPRPNGSDTNLRPIRDGGIIFLELYRRAKTNNPLFYFGSVGGVSTIFGFLIAAYVAVEWVTVRVSHEVLAVVAAFAIIVGVQLLMFGVLSDLILTLHRDTLRKIDEESD, encoded by the coding sequence ATGGAGTACGCCGAAGTCTGCGTCCTCGTCCCCACCTTCAACGAGGCCGAGACCATCGGCGACGTCGTCAACGACTTCCACAGGGAGGGCTTCGAGAACATCCTCGTCATCGACGGGGGTTCCGAGGACGGCACCCCCGACATTGCCCAAGAACACGGCGCGCGCGTCGTCATGCAGTCGGGGTCGGGCAAGGGACAGGCCATCAGAGAGGCGATGGAGTACCACGTCGACGCCGAGTACGTCCTGATGCTCGACGGCGACGCGACGTACCGCGCCGAGGACGCCGAGAACATGCTCGCGCCGTTGGACGAGGGGTACGAACACGTCATCGGCGACCGCTTCGCCGATATGAAGAACGGCGCGATGACGCGGTTCAACCGGCTCGGAAACCGCGTCGTCAACGGCGGGTTCGCCACTATCCACGGGCACGACTTCCGGGACATCCTCTCGGGCTACCGCGCGTTCACGCGGTCCTCGTTCGGTCGGATGACGCTCACCGCCGACGGCTTCGGCGTCGAGACGGAGATGGCCGTCGAGTGCGTCAAGCGGAACATCCGGACGACGGTGGTTCCGGTCACTTACCTGCCGCGGCCCAACGGGTCGGACACGAACCTCAGACCGATTCGCGATGGGGGAATCATCTTCCTCGAACTCTACCGGCGGGCGAAGACGAACAACCCCCTGTTCTACTTCGGGAGCGTCGGCGGCGTCTCGACCATCTTCGGATTCCTCATCGCCGCGTACGTCGCCGTCGAGTGGGTGACCGTCCGCGTCTCCCACGAGGTGCTCGCCGTCGTCGCCGCGTTCGCCATCATCGTCGGCGTCCAGTTGCTCATGTTCGGCGTCCTCTCGGACCTCATCCTGACGTTGCACAGAGACACGCTCAGGAAGATAGACGAGGAGTCCGACTGA
- a CDS encoding methyltransferase domain-containing protein — translation MSERIVDVGAGTNPDPRATETLDIQPPADHVADLEGKWPFEDSSVQLIVANHVLEHIADPEHFFNEAARILTNEGILEVTVPLGEDAKTDHTHVSEWRFATPEQFCAENRRPWDPEVPFVLQSRRLRVWLSGPERFLMPIFRPLANIYPPWAAHRCYAGELTAKFQRIERGELSSANE, via the coding sequence ATGAGCGAGCGCATTGTAGATGTCGGGGCAGGCACAAACCCCGACCCTCGGGCCACAGAAACCCTCGATATACAGCCGCCTGCAGACCATGTTGCGGATCTTGAAGGGAAGTGGCCATTTGAAGACTCATCAGTTCAGCTAATTGTAGCAAATCATGTCCTCGAGCATATCGCTGACCCCGAACACTTCTTCAACGAAGCTGCACGGATTCTCACGAACGAAGGTATCTTAGAGGTTACCGTCCCATTAGGTGAAGATGCAAAGACAGATCATACCCACGTCTCTGAGTGGCGTTTCGCTACCCCAGAACAATTTTGTGCAGAGAATCGAAGGCCATGGGATCCAGAAGTCCCATTCGTGCTTCAATCGCGCAGACTTCGTGTATGGCTTTCCGGTCCCGAACGTTTCCTAATGCCAATTTTCCGCCCTCTAGCGAATATTTATCCACCGTGGGCTGCTCACCGTTGTTATGCAGGAGAACTCACTGCTAAGTTCCAGAGAATCGAACGGGGAGAGTTAAGTTCCGCTAACGAATAG
- a CDS encoding LeuA family protein, with translation MLFRVSIGIRCLNDTRRTLRRAPRRVEFFQGTLAHITESEIDGVRIFDTTLRDGEQSPRTSFSYEEKRDIAATLDEMGTHVIEAGFPVNSDAEFEAVSDIAAATDTDVCGLARVVDKDVEAALDAGVELVHVFVSTSDVQLADSMHASKEEAVERAVACVERVKEAGVDVMFSPMDATRTDVEFLGEILSAVDDAGVDWVNIPDTCGVATPTRFASLIREVREHTDAHIDVHAHDDFGLATANAMAGFEAGAAQAQVSVNGIGERAGNAAYEEVVMSAESLYDVDTGIDTKRITELSRLVEEASDISTPANKPVVGRNAFSHESGIHAAGVIENTDTFEPGVMTPEMVGAQREFVLGKHTGAHSVRKRLEEAGFTPDDDEVRAVTRKVKDFGAEKERVTDDVLTRFAGEVGVDHEDDENEEVRA, from the coding sequence ATACTCTTCCGGGTCTCAATCGGGATACGATGTCTCAACGACACACGGAGGACACTTCGTCGGGCTCCCCGGCGGGTCGAGTTCTTCCAGGGCACGTTAGCCCACATTACTGAATCCGAGATAGACGGTGTACGGATTTTCGACACGACGCTGCGCGACGGCGAGCAGTCGCCACGCACCTCGTTCAGCTACGAGGAGAAGCGCGACATCGCGGCGACGCTGGACGAGATGGGGACGCACGTCATCGAGGCGGGCTTCCCGGTCAACTCGGACGCGGAGTTCGAGGCCGTCAGCGACATCGCCGCGGCCACGGACACGGACGTCTGCGGCCTCGCCCGCGTCGTCGACAAGGACGTGGAGGCCGCTCTCGACGCGGGGGTGGAGTTGGTCCACGTCTTCGTCAGCACCAGCGACGTGCAGTTGGCCGACTCGATGCACGCCTCCAAGGAGGAGGCCGTCGAGCGCGCGGTGGCGTGCGTCGAACGAGTGAAAGAGGCGGGCGTCGACGTCATGTTCTCGCCCATGGACGCGACGCGAACGGACGTCGAGTTCCTCGGGGAGATACTGTCGGCCGTCGACGACGCCGGCGTCGACTGGGTGAACATCCCGGACACCTGCGGCGTCGCGACGCCGACGCGCTTCGCGAGCCTCATCCGGGAGGTGCGAGAGCACACCGACGCGCACATCGACGTGCACGCCCACGACGACTTCGGACTGGCCACCGCGAACGCCATGGCGGGCTTCGAGGCGGGGGCCGCGCAGGCGCAGGTATCGGTCAACGGCATCGGCGAACGCGCCGGCAACGCCGCCTACGAGGAGGTCGTCATGTCCGCCGAGTCGCTGTACGACGTGGACACCGGCATCGATACGAAGCGCATCACCGAACTCTCCCGTCTGGTCGAGGAGGCCAGCGACATCTCGACGCCGGCGAACAAGCCGGTCGTCGGGCGCAACGCCTTCAGCCACGAGAGCGGCATCCACGCCGCGGGCGTCATCGAGAACACGGACACGTTCGAGCCGGGCGTGATGACCCCCGAGATGGTCGGCGCTCAGCGCGAGTTCGTGCTCGGCAAGCACACCGGCGCCCACTCCGTCCGGAAACGGCTGGAGGAGGCCGGGTTCACGCCGGACGACGACGAGGTCCGCGCGGTGACTCGCAAGGTCAAGGACTTCGGCGCGGAGAAAGAGCGCGTCACCGACGACGTGCTCACCCGCTTCGCCGGCGAAGTCGGCGTCGACCACGAGGACGACGAGAACGAGGAGGTCCGGGCCTGA
- a CDS encoding DUF5779 family protein: MSDFNLDLSSAEEHLDEEGELTGDVILGVLDGETDPEVWVRAVENGNALFLAVEGDLNELATGFAREIKDMDGQMMHFRRFLVVTPPGVDIDTNRLSS, encoded by the coding sequence ATGAGCGATTTCAACCTCGACCTCTCCTCGGCGGAGGAGCATCTCGACGAGGAGGGGGAGTTGACCGGCGACGTCATCCTCGGCGTCCTCGACGGGGAGACGGACCCCGAGGTGTGGGTCCGCGCCGTCGAGAACGGAAACGCCCTGTTCCTCGCCGTCGAGGGCGACCTGAACGAACTGGCGACCGGGTTCGCCCGCGAGATAAAGGACATGGACGGACAGATGATGCATTTCCGACGATTCCTCGTCGTGACGCCGCCGGGCGTCGACATCGACACGAACCGCCTCTCCTCCTGA
- the aglG gene encoding glucosyl-dolichyl phosphate glucuronosyltransferase yields the protein MKVSVVVCTYSMERYSPFSECVESVLAQTYDDLEVVLVVDGNEDVFSRVQADFGDREGVVLHCNDENRGISYSRTKGAKLASGDVVAMIDDDATAEPDWIEKLVETYEDNPEAVAVGGNVVPDWVAEKPDFFPSEFYWLVGCDERGFGNHLDEVRNTYGSNISFRRDAFLKAGGYDENTGRKGDRHIQAHEAPVCVRIYENTGKRVIYNKRARVHHKLFEYRTDFRWLVFRSFWQGYSKRVMDLILPQASGGKNEYLKDLLTAYIPDRLYELAKRPSAAKVQQLVAIFVFTAAVGFGYLYGVLTPNLVEKVNE from the coding sequence ATGAAGGTTTCCGTAGTCGTCTGTACGTACTCGATGGAACGGTATTCCCCCTTCAGCGAGTGCGTGGAGAGCGTCCTCGCACAGACCTACGACGACCTCGAAGTCGTCCTCGTCGTCGACGGCAACGAGGACGTCTTCTCACGAGTGCAAGCGGACTTCGGCGACCGTGAGGGAGTTGTCCTCCACTGCAACGACGAGAATCGCGGCATCTCCTACAGTCGAACGAAGGGAGCGAAACTCGCCTCGGGTGACGTCGTTGCCATGATCGACGACGACGCCACCGCCGAACCCGACTGGATCGAGAAACTCGTCGAGACGTACGAGGACAACCCCGAAGCCGTCGCCGTCGGCGGGAACGTGGTCCCTGACTGGGTGGCCGAGAAGCCCGACTTCTTCCCTTCGGAGTTCTACTGGCTCGTCGGTTGCGACGAACGCGGCTTCGGGAACCATCTCGACGAGGTGCGCAACACGTACGGTTCGAACATCTCGTTCAGACGCGACGCGTTCCTGAAGGCCGGCGGCTACGACGAGAACACCGGCCGAAAGGGTGACCGGCACATCCAAGCCCACGAGGCGCCGGTTTGCGTCCGCATCTACGAGAACACCGGCAAACGCGTCATCTACAACAAGCGCGCCCGCGTCCACCACAAACTGTTTGAGTACCGGACCGACTTCCGGTGGCTCGTCTTCCGGTCGTTCTGGCAGGGCTACTCCAAACGCGTCATGGACCTCATCCTCCCGCAGGCCTCCGGAGGAAAGAACGAGTACCTGAAGGACCTCTTGACCGCCTACATTCCCGACCGACTGTACGAACTCGCCAAGCGCCCGTCTGCGGCGAAAGTACAGCAGTTGGTCGCGATATTCGTGTTTACTGCTGCTGTGGGATTCGGGTACCTGTACGGGGTATTAACCCCGAATCTAGTCGAGAAAGTGAACGAGTAG
- the aglF gene encoding UTP--glucose-1-phosphate uridylyltransferase AglF encodes MQAVVLAAGKGTRLRPLTEDKPKGMVEVDGKPILTHCFDQLVDLGAEKLVVVVGYKKEVIISHYDDEYRGVPITYAHQREQKGLAHALLTVEDHVDEDFMLMLGDNIFNANLQDVVKRQREDRADAAFLVEEVPWEEASRYGVCVTNDYGEIIEVVEKPDEPESNLVMTGFYTFTPEIFHACHLVQPSNRGEYEISEAVDLLIRSGRTIDAIGIDGWRMDIGYPEDRDEAEKRLQAEVEEA; translated from the coding sequence ATGCAAGCTGTCGTCCTCGCCGCCGGCAAAGGAACCAGACTCCGACCGCTCACCGAAGACAAACCCAAGGGAATGGTCGAAGTCGACGGTAAACCCATCCTCACGCACTGTTTCGACCAACTCGTCGACCTCGGCGCCGAGAAACTCGTCGTCGTCGTCGGCTACAAAAAAGAAGTCATCATCAGCCACTACGACGACGAATACAGGGGAGTGCCAATCACCTACGCACACCAGCGAGAGCAGAAGGGACTTGCGCACGCCCTCCTGACCGTCGAGGACCACGTCGACGAGGACTTCATGCTGATGCTCGGCGACAACATTTTCAACGCGAACTTACAGGACGTCGTCAAACGACAGCGCGAGGACCGCGCGGACGCGGCATTCCTCGTCGAGGAAGTGCCGTGGGAGGAGGCCTCGCGCTACGGCGTCTGCGTCACGAACGACTACGGGGAGATAATCGAAGTCGTCGAGAAGCCCGACGAACCCGAGTCGAACCTCGTGATGACCGGCTTCTACACGTTCACGCCCGAAATTTTCCACGCCTGCCACCTCGTCCAGCCCTCTAACCGCGGCGAGTACGAGATCAGCGAGGCCGTCGACCTGCTCATCCGGTCGGGCCGGACCATCGACGCCATCGGCATCGACGGCTGGCGGATGGATATCGGCTATCCCGAGGACCGCGACGAGGCCGAGAAGCGGTTACAAGCGGAAGTTGAGGAGGCATAG
- a CDS encoding VOC family protein: MLTRLCRLGLEVKYLGAAREFYETRLGLVPGDESDTAVSYTVGETSVVLRRPVGPPRGGVHTHYAFATARDDYDDWLSSLSDLDPVEFSFGSSRSLYVYDPDGNCVEIGGVGEDAPADGSADGVEGGDGGGDESRDPPLSTGRPLTGIFEVVLEVTDLDRAEAQFRALGFEVVDRGEERPRVRLAGPVDLELWEPQLGIADARGGLHVDLAFETADPAAAVEAGGPWVDGPEAVDGGLRVRDVDGHVLTFLADC; encoded by the coding sequence ATGCTCACTCGCCTCTGCCGACTCGGACTGGAAGTCAAATACCTCGGCGCGGCCCGGGAGTTCTACGAGACGCGGCTCGGACTCGTCCCCGGGGACGAGTCCGACACGGCCGTCTCTTACACCGTCGGAGAGACGAGCGTCGTCCTCCGGCGACCGGTGGGACCCCCCCGCGGGGGCGTCCACACGCACTACGCCTTCGCCACCGCGCGGGACGACTACGACGACTGGCTGTCGTCGCTGTCTGACCTCGACCCCGTCGAGTTCTCCTTCGGGTCCTCCCGGTCGCTGTACGTCTACGACCCCGACGGCAACTGCGTCGAAATCGGCGGCGTCGGCGAGGACGCTCCGGCTGACGGGAGTGCGGACGGGGTGGAAGGCGGAGACGGCGGGGGAGACGAGAGCAGGGACCCGCCGCTGTCGACCGGGCGTCCGCTGACGGGCATCTTCGAGGTAGTGCTGGAGGTGACGGATCTCGACCGTGCGGAGGCGCAGTTCCGCGCGCTCGGATTCGAGGTGGTCGACCGGGGGGAGGAGCGACCGCGGGTGCGCCTCGCGGGACCGGTCGACCTGGAACTGTGGGAACCGCAGTTGGGCATCGCCGACGCCCGCGGGGGTCTGCACGTTGACCTCGCGTTCGAGACGGCCGACCCGGCGGCGGCCGTCGAGGCCGGGGGACCGTGGGTCGACGGTCCGGAGGCGGTCGACGGGGGCCTCCGCGTCCGCGACGTGGACGGTCACGTCCTGACGTTCCTCGCCGACTGCTGA
- a CDS encoding ribbon-helix-helix domain-containing protein has product MTEYTTVSIPKDLAERVETTIEGTSFSSTSDLVRFLLRSIVIQHQREGKLTEAQFEDIAEQLADLGYLDR; this is encoded by the coding sequence ATGACGGAGTACACCACCGTGTCGATTCCGAAAGACCTCGCCGAACGCGTCGAAACAACCATCGAAGGCACGAGTTTCTCCAGCACGAGCGACCTCGTCCGGTTCCTCCTGCGGAGCATCGTCATCCAGCACCAGCGGGAGGGCAAACTCACGGAGGCGCAGTTCGAGGATATCGCCGAGCAACTCGCCGACCTGGGGTATCTCGACCGCTGA
- a CDS encoding oligosaccharide flippase family protein codes for MRLGQTSFFHYASNLIASLLGFAATIYFTQLLGPEVFGTYSLIIVVVAWLEFGGELGMTAALKKRLSERGDSAPFLVAGAVSMSIFFAATALIVIAVAPQLTSYIGIDATALILVLLGAKVLQSFVRTVLEGQHKVHFAGALEPLQRFGQSAVQIGLLAAGFGLTGMLIGAVAGIVFSAILGGMKIHLSYVPPAREHFKSLLSFAQFSWLDSLRGRSFTWMDIFVLGFFVPSALVGIYNAAWNVASFLAFGNAVASSFFPEMSEMSSKGDFDQIGGLISDTLAFTGLFLIPGLVGTLLLGDRILLFYGPEFPTGHSALILLVAALLVNGYFKQLLTALTAVNRPELAFRSNAAFISANIGLNVLLVWQLGWLGAAVGSLIASAFALGVTYRYIDDIVSFSIPYHELLRQVGAAAVMGGVIWTILLSVESTTLPLPSYVVTVLLVGLGAITFFISLVTFSPRFRRVVRDNVAPLR; via the coding sequence ATGAGGTTGGGACAAACGTCCTTCTTCCACTATGCTTCCAACCTCATAGCATCGCTTCTGGGGTTCGCTGCGACCATCTACTTCACTCAACTCCTCGGACCAGAAGTCTTCGGAACCTACTCCCTGATAATTGTCGTCGTCGCCTGGCTGGAGTTCGGCGGCGAACTCGGGATGACCGCCGCGCTCAAAAAACGTCTAAGCGAGAGAGGCGATAGCGCCCCGTTCCTCGTCGCAGGAGCTGTAAGTATGTCGATATTCTTTGCTGCCACCGCTCTCATTGTGATCGCTGTCGCACCTCAACTCACGAGTTACATCGGTATTGATGCTACCGCGCTCATTCTCGTACTCCTCGGGGCAAAAGTACTCCAGTCGTTCGTCCGGACTGTTCTTGAAGGCCAACATAAGGTTCATTTTGCCGGCGCGTTAGAACCGCTCCAGCGGTTCGGTCAGAGCGCCGTTCAAATCGGCCTCCTGGCGGCTGGCTTTGGACTCACAGGGATGCTCATTGGCGCCGTCGCAGGCATCGTTTTCTCGGCTATTCTCGGGGGGATGAAGATCCATCTGTCGTATGTTCCGCCCGCGCGAGAACATTTCAAATCACTGTTGTCGTTTGCGCAGTTTTCATGGCTTGACTCTCTAAGAGGACGCTCATTTACTTGGATGGACATTTTTGTACTCGGTTTTTTTGTCCCATCGGCATTGGTTGGTATCTACAACGCGGCGTGGAACGTTGCTTCGTTCCTTGCATTCGGAAATGCCGTCGCATCAAGTTTTTTCCCGGAAATGAGTGAAATGTCTTCAAAAGGTGACTTTGACCAGATCGGTGGCCTGATCTCTGACACACTTGCGTTCACCGGACTCTTCCTCATTCCGGGACTTGTCGGTACTCTTCTTCTCGGAGACCGGATTCTCCTGTTCTACGGTCCGGAGTTTCCGACCGGACATTCTGCACTCATACTCTTAGTTGCGGCATTGCTCGTCAATGGCTACTTCAAGCAGTTGCTCACCGCGCTGACAGCCGTTAATCGTCCCGAACTCGCATTCCGCTCAAACGCTGCGTTCATCAGCGCGAATATCGGATTAAACGTTCTCCTAGTTTGGCAACTCGGGTGGCTCGGTGCAGCAGTGGGGAGCCTCATTGCGTCGGCGTTCGCGCTTGGGGTCACCTATCGGTATATCGATGACATCGTCTCGTTCTCAATTCCCTACCACGAACTCTTGAGGCAGGTCGGCGCGGCGGCGGTGATGGGTGGCGTCATTTGGACAATACTCCTATCTGTTGAGTCAACGACGCTACCCCTTCCCTCGTACGTCGTGACCGTCCTCTTGGTTGGTCTCGGGGCGATAACCTTCTTTATCTCACTCGTCACCTTCTCGCCGCGATTCCGGCGAGTGGTCCGCGATAACGTTGCCCCATTGCGATAG
- a CDS encoding glycosyltransferase has product MDHTGNTAIAHWGEHCNGGGERVAWDLARTFDAPLFVGSKDPDIGPDDISSEAISKDGVLQRLVDHGGVGQMIGYQFLWEKAAPLRDFEIVITSGNEPLAYVPPDGQTWIAYIHHTSRYATDLLEQAVSKISGPLEGPKKIAFRGIRKAERHIYSSYAQKPDRIVVNSEVVARRVRRYWGVPKQNISVVYPAVNVEKYSRTLAETDDIYLSLSRLDGHKRIDEVVTAFSQHPNKTLVVAGDGSERGRLEKIAPDNVKFVGYVSESEKRQLMSRAKGFVVNAEAEDFGITTVEALASGTPVIGVREGFTEYLVGEERGVTYVRGELSDALYRIDRDGVQWTEEEIENFADRFSFERFAREMRGIVSKVQRENKIVTPWGEGGRDEISREQLQQDGNIK; this is encoded by the coding sequence ATGGACCATACTGGAAATACTGCGATAGCACACTGGGGAGAACACTGCAACGGTGGCGGCGAACGCGTCGCGTGGGATCTCGCTCGAACCTTCGACGCCCCTTTGTTCGTTGGCTCGAAAGATCCGGATATCGGGCCAGACGACATTAGCTCGGAGGCTATCTCCAAAGACGGGGTTCTTCAACGCCTCGTAGATCATGGTGGAGTCGGTCAAATGATTGGCTACCAATTTCTGTGGGAAAAGGCTGCTCCCCTTCGAGACTTTGAGATAGTCATTACATCTGGGAATGAGCCGCTCGCCTACGTACCACCCGACGGCCAAACTTGGATTGCCTACATTCATCACACATCAAGGTATGCAACCGACTTACTGGAACAAGCGGTATCCAAAATATCTGGCCCTCTGGAAGGTCCGAAGAAAATCGCCTTTCGAGGAATCCGAAAGGCGGAGCGACATATATACTCTAGCTATGCACAAAAGCCGGATAGAATAGTCGTTAATTCCGAGGTGGTTGCTCGTCGTGTTCGCCGTTATTGGGGAGTTCCCAAGCAAAATATCAGCGTTGTCTACCCCGCGGTTAATGTTGAGAAATACTCCCGTACGCTCGCAGAAACGGACGATATTTACCTCTCATTGTCCCGTCTTGATGGGCATAAACGCATAGACGAGGTTGTCACCGCATTCAGCCAACACCCCAATAAAACTCTTGTCGTTGCAGGCGATGGGAGTGAACGTGGCCGTCTTGAAAAAATTGCGCCTGATAACGTGAAATTTGTAGGCTACGTCTCTGAATCGGAGAAACGACAACTTATGAGCCGAGCGAAAGGCTTCGTTGTGAACGCGGAAGCTGAGGACTTTGGGATTACTACCGTAGAAGCTCTAGCATCTGGTACTCCCGTGATAGGCGTTCGAGAAGGGTTCACCGAGTATCTAGTCGGAGAAGAACGAGGTGTGACCTACGTTCGTGGAGAACTTTCTGATGCTCTTTATCGGATTGACCGTGACGGAGTACAATGGACAGAAGAGGAAATCGAGAACTTTGCTGATCGATTCTCGTTTGAGCGGTTCGCCCGCGAAATGCGAGGAATTGTCTCTAAGGTCCAAAGAGAGAATAAAATTGTTACACCCTGGGGAGAGGGAGGGCGAGACGAAATCTCAAGAGAGCAACTCCAGCAGGATGGGAACATCAAATGA